ACAGCAAAAGACCTCGATAAAATCATGTCATTTTACTCAGAAGACGTTGTCGCTTTTGATGTGATGCCTCCGCTACAAATGGTCGGCAAAGAGGAATATCGCAAAGCATGGAATCATTATGTAACAGGAATGCAAGGCTCTTCGACTTATAAAATAAGAGACCTGCATGTTATCGCCGGCAACGATGTCGGTTACAGTCATTGCTTGAGTCACATGACAGGCACGACGAATGACGGTCAAAAAATAGATTGCTGGATGAGA
This region of Bdellovibrio sp. 22V genomic DNA includes:
- a CDS encoding nuclear transport factor 2 family protein, whose product is MALQTSQPSEKRRVPMSSEESEIRDVLERFSEALTAKDLDKIMSFYSEDVVAFDVMPPLQMVGKEEYRKAWNHYVTGMQGSSTYKIRDLHVIAGNDVGYSHCLSHMTGTTNDGQKIDCWMRQTNCFKRINGQWLITHEQYSVPIDPKTDKALWNLTPESTSASH